Part of the Deltaproteobacteria bacterium GWA2_45_12 genome, GGTTCAGGGAAACATCCCCCAAGATATCCGTTGGGATTATAAGCATGCCCAGAACAATATTAAAAAACATGTTGAGATGACACAGTTGGCGGCAGAACAGGGAGTTGGTTTGGTTATATGGCCGGAAACGGCTTATCCTTTTACCGTTGATCTTGATTGGCCCGTCAATCTGGCTTTTAGCGACAATCCAAAAATGAAAACCCATGTCATTTTAGGGGCTGTGAGCAGTCGCGGGACTGATAATTCGCAGATTTATAATTCAGCATTTTTCCTTGATGATGAAAACAAGGTCTTGGGTGTTTATCACAAACGTCATCTTGTACCCTTTGGAGAATACATTCCTTTTCAAACATGGCTTTCTTTTGCCGGCAACCTTACAAAGGCCATTGGAGAATTCATCCCCGGACGCGATGCCGCTTTATTTCATTGGAAAAATGACTTTTTTGGAACCCTTATTTGTTACGAGGACATTTTCCCTGATTTGGCGCGCCAGTCAACCCTGGCAGGGGCCACTGTCTTGGTGAATATGACCAATGATGCCTGGTATGGAAACACATCGGGTCAATACCAGCATCTTGTTTATTCTCAAATGAGAGCTTTGGAAAACAGACGTTTTTTGTTAAGAGCCACCAATACGGGGGTTACGGCTATTATTGATGCCCGTGGGAAAGTAACCAGTTTTATTCCTCCCTGGAATCAGACAGTACTCTTGGGAAGTTTTGTTTCCTTAAACCACAAGACTTTTTATACCCGTTATGGTGATTGGGTAGTTTATCTTGCGATTTTCATGGTTTTTATATTTATTCTGATCTCGTTTGTAAGGAGAAAACAAAATGGCCAATGATCTTAAAGAAGAATTAGTGTTGATGAAAAACAATCTGGATGAACTTCGGAGGTCACTTTGAAGTCGCTCAAAAATCCGATCGATTGACTTTTCTTAAAAAACAATCCGAAGAATCTGAGTTCTGGAATGATTCCCAAAATGCCAAAACTGTTTCCAAGGAAATAGATATCCTTCAAAAACAATTGGAAAACTGGAAGAGTGCGGAAAGTCTCGTTTCAGACAGCGAAGTCTTGATTGAATTGGGGATGGAAGCCCAAAATGAGGCCACCCTTCTTGAGGCAGAGCAAAAAGTTCTTGCGACTAAAGAAGCCCTTAAAAAACTGGAAATGGCCAAGATGCTTTCAGGCCCCAATGACGCCAATGGGGCTTTTTTTCAAATTAATGCTGGGGCTGGGGGTACTGAGTCGTGTGATTGGGTTTCTATTTTACTTAGAATGTATATTCGCTTTTGTGAAGCCAGGGGCTACAAAACCCAGATCATTGATTTTACCGACGGCGATGGGGCGGGGTACCGTTCTGTGACCGTGATGGTGGAAGGATCTTATGCCTATGGATATTTAAAAGCTGAAATAGGTG contains:
- a CDS encoding apolipoprotein N-acyltransferase, whose product is MFRRDNPRIVLTEIMLTLLAILASGILGAVIYPSVFWGYKLPDMGFLAWIYLIPLYFALDPSSLKKNFKITWITSLIFYGIILYWIMLAITNFGGLTSLQGAGVLIVLVGMMATFFAGFLSLAQKVVCKTNLPFFLVSTVFLVASDYARTYFPAGGFHWALPGYSQGNYLGYFQWIEWTGVFGLNAVIYLVNGLLFEVLRSLFVASYRYQLVSRLIGAALVMLVSVVASLLVPSFQDFDQGREQRELVGLVQGNIPQDIRWDYKHAQNNIKKHVEMTQLAAEQGVGLVIWPETAYPFTVDLDWPVNLAFSDNPKMKTHVILGAVSSRGTDNSQIYNSAFFLDDENKVLGVYHKRHLVPFGEYIPFQTWLSFAGNLTKAIGEFIPGRDAALFHWKNDFFGTLICYEDIFPDLARQSTLAGATVLVNMTNDAWYGNTSGQYQHLVYSQMRALENRRFLLRATNTGVTAIIDARGKVTSFIPPWNQTVLLGSFVSLNHKTFYTRYGDWVVYLAIFMVFIFILISFVRRKQNGQ